The Cryptosporangium minutisporangium DNA segment TTCGGATGGGCGGCATGGAGGGGACCTGCCGAGTCACGGTGCGTGAATAACGCCGTGGTCGTACATCCGAGATCCACTGCCCGCCCGGGCCTGCCGACCGGTACCCACCGGTCGGCGCCGGGGCATGCCGAGCCGACGGAGCCGTCGGTGATCGGCGCACGACCGGTTGCCTCACCGCAGGTAGCCCACGTGTCGACCCGCCAAATTTCTGATGTCCGTGTCAGTCAGGGGCGTTACGTCGTCCCTGTCGGAGGAGGGCTGCAATGACCGCGCCGAACCGGGCTGTGACGAGCGATGACGACTCGTCACAGTCCTCCAGCTCGGCAGTAGGCCGGGTGCGCGTCCCCTCGGCGCGCCCGGCTGCCGATACCGACGGATCGACGGACCGTCCCGACGAGCGGGCCGACGACGGCGGTGCCCGGCAGCCCGAGGCTGCCGGTCGAGCTTCGGTGAGCGGAACCGCGTCGGTGAGCGGCTCCGCCTCGGTAAGTGGTTCGGCGTCCGTGAGTGGCTCTGCTTCGGTGAGCGGCTCGGCGTCCGTGGGTGGTCCGTCCGGCCGGGCGAGCGTTCCGGTGCCCGCGCCGGATGCGTACGACGGTCGGGGCCGCGCGTCGGTCCCGGTGCCGCCGCCGGTCGACGACCGCGGACCGCAGGGACGCGCGATGGTTCCGCCGCCGGCGGAGCCGCAGGACCGTCAGCCGTCCGGGCGTGCCCGGATCCCGGTTGCCCGACCCGAGCCCGACGCCGACCAGGGCTACTTAGCTGGCGGCGGTCACGAGAACGCCGGCCACGCGGCTCCCGGTTACGACCGGGCGCCCGGTTACGACCAGCCGGCCGCCTACGGCGCGGCCCGGCCTCCGCAGCCCCCGCCGCCTCCGCAGCCCGAGCAGCCCGCGTACCGGCATGAGCCGGACGCCCGCGGCGGCCACGGCTACGAGGACAGCGGCGAGTACATCCGCCCGATCTTCATCGACGCTCCGCCGATGCCGGCGCCGAGCCACGAAGAGACCACGCTCCTCGACATCGTCCAGGAGCCGTTCGGCCCGGCCCCGCGCATGGTCGCGATCGGCCGCGCGACGGTTCCGGTCTTCTCCCGCCCGGACGCGCGCGAGGAGATCCCCGAGACCGGCCTGGACGCCGCGTTCGAACTGGACAAGACCGGCCAGTTCGGCATCGAGCGCCTCCACGGCCCCCGCGAGACCTACGACTACGAGGGCTACAGCACGCTGGCCGGCCCGCTGCAGGCCGCGCCGCAGGGCGAGTACAAGGTCCAGCTCCGCCGGCTGTTCCGCCGGCGGCCGTTCCGGACCGCGATCGTCACGCTGCTGGCGCTCACCGTCGAGGTGACCTTCTTCGCGTGGCTGCTGATCGCCGGCGAGATCCCGACCGTCAAGGGTCACCAGGGGCTCTACGCCGCCACGATCGTCGTCGTCGCGGCGACGGCGCTGGTGGAGTTCTTCCGCCTGATCAACGTCCTGACGCTCTGCATGATGACGCTGGGGGTCCGGGATCCGATCCCGGTCGTTCCGCAGCGCGGTATGCGGGTCGCGTTCCTGACCACGATCGTGCCCGGCCGCGAGCCGGTCGACGTGGTGCGGCGCACGCTGATGGCGGCGAAGCGCATCCGTCACGACGGTCCGTTCGACGTCTGGTTGCTCGACGAGGGTGACGACGACGAGGTCAAGCGGATGTGCGCCGAGCTCGGCGTCCGCCACTTCACCCGACGTCACGTGCCGCAGTGGAACACCAAGCACGGCCCGCACAAGGCACGAACCAAGCACGGCAACTACAACGCGTGGATCATCAGCCACGCGCGTGAGTACGACGTGTTCGTCTCGGTCGACCCCGACCACGCGCCGCTGCCGAACTACTGCGAGCGGATGCTCGGCTACTTCCGCGACCCGAACGTCGGCTTCGTGATCGGCCCGCAGGTCTACGGCAACTACGACAACTTCGTCACGCGATGGGCCGAGTCGCAGCAGTACCTGTTCCACTCGGTGCTGCAGCGGGCCGGCAACCGGCTCGGCGTCCCCATGCTGGTCGGGACCAACAACGCGGTCCGGATCGACGCCCTGCTGTCGATCCGTGGCCTGCAGGACTCGATCACCGAGGACATGGCGACGAGCATCGTCGCCCACACCACGAAGAACCCGGCGACCGGCAAGAAGTGGCGCTCGGTCTACACGCCGGACGTCCTCGCTGTCGGCGAGGGCCCGGCCTCCTGGACCGACTTCTTCACGCAGCAGCACCGCTGGTCGCGCGGTACCGACGAGGTGCTCATCCGGTCGTTCTGGCGTCGCGGCTGGAGCCTCGGCCCGCGCCGGATGCTGCACTACATGCTCTTGATGTCCTTCTACCCCCTGACCGCGGTCGCCTGGCTGCTCGGTGCGGCCACCTGCGCGCTGTCGATCCTCCTGGGGACGAAGGGCGTGCAGGTTCCGCTCCAGGTCTGGCTGATGCTCTATGTGGACGCCGCCGTGCTCCAAGTCGGCCTGTACCTGTGGAACCGCAGGCACAACGTCAGCCCACACGAGAGCGCAGGCTCCTCCGGCGCGGTCGGTATGCTGATGTCGACGATGTCCGCACCGATCTACGTCTCGTCGTTCGTCGGTGCTCTGCTCGGCCGGAAGAGCGGCTTCGTCGTGACGCCGAAGGGCGACTCGGCCAGCCCCGACCGACTCCGGACGTTCAGCCTGCACATCGCCTGGGCCGTGTTCTTCGCGGGTCTGGTGATCGCAGCCGTCCCGCTCGGGCACGCCTTCGGCCCGCTCTGGGTCTGGCCGGTGCTGAACTGCTTCGTCTGTCTGCTGCCCGTGATCATCTGGCGCTACGAGGTCCCGCTACGCCGTCGTCAGGCGCGTAAGGCCGCTGCCGCCTATCCGCAGTCCGCACGCAACACTCACCTGGAGACCGCAGCATGAGTCCCCGGAAGAAGCCGTCGATCGGCCGCCGGTTCGTCACCCTGGTGACGACCCTCGGTGTGATCGCGATCCTCGCAATCGTCAACCGGCCGATGGTCGCCTTCGGCCAGGAGCAGTACCACCAGTTCCAGATCAACCGGGCTTCGTACAAGTCCGAGTACGGCCACTGGGACATGCTCCCGGTTCCGGCCGATTACAAGGTAAACGCGATCCACGCGGCGCTGCTCCCGACCGGCAAGGTCCTGATCATCGCGGGCTCCGGGAACAAGGAGAAGGAGTTCAAGGCCGGCAAGTTCAAGACCCTGATCTGGGACCCGGCCACGAACCACTTCAAGCTGATCATGACGCCGACCGACATCTTCTGCGCCGGTCACAGCTTCCTGACCAACGGCAACCTGCTGGTCGCCGGCGGTACCAAGAAGTACGAGGTGCTCGAGGACAAGATCAAGAAGGCCGCCGGCGTCCTGAAGATCAAGCAGGAGTCGCCGGAAGGCGATATCACCGAGTTCGACAAGGGCACGATCGTCACCTCGGCGACCGGGGTGAAGTTCAAGCTCACGTCGGATGCCAAGGTGCCCGCGGCGACGAAGAAGACCGACCCCCTCACGGGCAAGGTCGCCATCACGCCGGGTGAGACCGAGGTCTGGATCGAGGCGGTCGAGCCCGGCAAGGACTCGATCATCCCCAAGTCGATGAACTTCACCCTGCCCGGCCTGACCGGCGACGACGTGAAGAACGTGTACGGCGTCACCGAGAAGGTGACGATGGAGAAGCAGGAGTACACCGGCGCCGAGTACTCGTACGAGTTCAACCCGTTCACCGAGAAGTACGAGCGGGTCGGCAACCTCAACGAGCCGCGGTGGTACCCGACACTGATCCCGACCGCGGACAACAAGGTGCTCGCGCTCTCGGGTTTGGACCAGTTCGGCCGGATCGACACCGGCAAGACCGAGGTCTACAACGAGGAAACCCGGAAGTGGGAGTTCCAGCCCAAGCTGAACCGCTACTTCCCGACCTACCCCTCGGTGTTCCTGATGGAGAACGAGAAGCTGTTCTACTCGGGCTCCAACGCCGGCTACGGCTCGGCGACCGAGGGCCGGACGCCGGGCATCTGGGACCTCAAGACCAACAAGTTCCAGGAAGTCACCGGGCTGCGTCAGCCTGAGCTGAACGAGACCAGCTCCTCGGTGCTGCTCGCGCCGGCGCAGGAGCAGAAGGTCATGTTCCTCGGTGGCGGTGGCGTCGGCGAGAGCGAGATCTCGACCGCGCGGACCGACATCATCGACCTGGACGAGTCGGCGACCCCGACCTGGAAGCCCGGGCCGGACCTGCCGAACCCGGCTCGCTACCTGAGCACGGTGCTGCTGCCGGACGACACGCTGTTCACGTCGCACGGTTCGAGCGGCTACCGGGGCAAGGGCAACAGCGACCTGCTGACCGCGCAGATCTACCACCCGGACACGAACAAGTTCGCCACGGCCGCCGACCCGACCGTGGGCCGGAACTACCACGCCGAGGCGCTGCTGCTCCCGGACGGCCGGGTCATCACGCTCGGCAGCGACCCGCTGTACGACAAGACCGACAAGAACCCCGGTACGTTCGAGCAGCGCATCGAGATCTACTCGCCGCCGTACCTCTACCACGGCAAGCGGCCAACGATCAGCGACGGCCCGAAGTCGGTGCAGCGGGGCGGTAGCTACAAGTTCACGACGCCGGACGCCGCGGAGATCAAGAACGCCCGGCTGATGCGGCCCAGCACGGTCACGCACAGCACGGACGTCGAGCAGCGCTCGATCGCCCTGGACGTGACCCAGGCCCCCGACGGGGTCGGCGTGACGATCCCGAAGGCGCGCGGTCTCGTGCCGTCGGGCTGGTACATGCTGTTCGTCACGAACGCTGACGGAACGCCGTCGGTAGCGAAGTGGGTGCAGGTGCAGTGAACCCTTTCGACCGGCGCTAGCTGAGGGCGCCTGACCTCGGCGAACGCCGGAGGTTGAAAACGGTTCACTTAGCCGCACGTCACGAAGAGGGCGGGCCACCCGGAGGGGGTGGCCCGCCCCCTTTTGTGGGCGGCCCGCCCAGGACGACGCTGACAGGCGAGCGCGCCTCCCTTGAGACACCAAAGCCAAGGTCGCGGCGTCGGCGCGCTCGACTGCCAGCGCCGCCCTGGACGGGCTCCAGGTCAGAACGGTGCGTGGCTAGCGCTGGGGGAGCGATGCACGTTTCGAACCCCTATAGCGGATGCAGATGTGCAACGCCCCGCGCGGATGGAGGGGCCCAACTGCTCCGTCCGGGAAAGCAGCGAGCCCCTGGCCTCGATCGGCCAGGGGCTCGCTAAGTGCCCTGAGAGCTACGTGGATGCCTTCGCCAGCGACAGCGCGTACTCGGGCCACCACTGGCCGGCCGCCGGCTCTCCGTCGCGGCAGGCGCCGTCCGAGTCGCCGGGCTGCTTGACCCAGAGGAACGCGTCGACCTTCGGGATGCCGGTGTCGCTGGTCGGCGGCGTGCCCAGCGCCCGCCCCGGCGGGTTGCACCACTTCTGGTCGTCGGTCGTCTCGGTGTACGGGCCGTTGCCGTTCCGGCTGGTGTCGATCACGAAGTGCTCGCCCTCGAGCGCGTCGGACAGCTGGTTCCCGTAGTCGACGCTCGCGTCCGTCGTCTCGAAGTTCGAGACGTTCAGCGCAAAACCGTCTGCCTGGTTCACTCCGACCTGCTTGAGCGCGGCCACCATCCGGTCCAGGTCCTTGATCCAGGACGCGTTTCCGGCATCGACGTACACCCGGACCTCGGGGTTCTTCTTGAGCGTCGTGAGCGCGTACGTGAGCAGCCCGAGCCGCTCCTTGATCTGCCCCTCGTCGGTGATGCATCCGTCGAGCGTGTGCGCGATCGCGTCCGGCTCCAGCACGATGACCGCGTCGTGCCCGGTGAGCCCGGTGGAGATCTCGTCGATGTAGGTCTTGTAGGACGCGGCGTCGGCCGCACCGCCGGAGGAGTACTGCCCGCAGTCGCGGTCCGGCACGAAGTACACCGTCATCACCGCGGTCTGGCCGGCCTTGTCCGCCTCCGCGGCCAGTGCGGTGACCCGTTCGGTCGTTTGGCCGTCGTCGGACGCCAGCCACTCGGCGATCGGCCGGGACGCGATCTTGTTGAGCTGCTCGGCGTCCGCGGTGTTGCCGGCGTTCTTCAGCTGGCGGTAGTTCTGCGCGGCCGGGTTCTGCGGATTGACGTAGAACGTCTTCCCGGAGAGCGGATTGTCGGGGTCGATGCTCACGCTGGGCTTCGGCTTCGCCGTGTTGTTGCCATCGGATTCGCCACCGGAGGTGAGCGCGATCGTCAAACCACAGGCCACCAGAGCCACGACGACGGCGAGGCCGACGATCATCGGGGTGCTGACCCGTTGGGGACGCCGATGTCGAGGTGCCACCTTCTCTGCCACTTCGAGGTTCCCGCCCTGTTCCATATCCTCCGCCTGAACCTACACGGCCGGTGCCAGTCGCCCTGTGCGCCGGTTGTACGGCCCGAACCCGTGGTCGATCCGGCTATCGGCATCGTGCGCTACGCCCGGTCACCGGTCAGTCGGATTCCGGTCGCGCGCCCGGCGACGTCCGCCACATCGACAACGGCTACCCGTTCCTGCACGTCCCGGAAGCACACAAAAGTTCAGATGTGTTGCCGATCACGCCCGCGATCGGTAGAACGTCCAGGCGTCGGCGACGATCGTGTGCAGGTCGGGACGCTCCGGCACCCAGCCGAGTTCGCTGGCGGCGCGGGCGCTGGAGGCGACCAGCTCGGCCGGGTCGCCCGGACGGCGGGCCGCCATCTCGACCGGAACCGGGTGGCCGGTGACCGCGCGCACGACCTCGACCACCTGCTGGTTGCTGAAGCCGTTGCCGTTCCCCAGGTTGTAGACCCGGTGCCGGCCCGGCTCGATCGCGTCCAGCGCCAGCAGGTGCGCGGCCGCGAGGTCGGCGACGTGGATGTAGTCGCGGACGCAGGTGCCGTCGGCGGTGGGGTAGTCGTCGCCGAACAGCTGGAGCTTGTCACGCTTCCCCGCGGCGACGTCCAGCGCGATCGGGATCAGGTGCGTCTCCGGGTCGTGTCGCTCACCCAGCGGTGCGCCTGACTCGGGAAGGTAGGCGCCGGCGACGTTGAAGTACCGCAGGCTGACCGCGCCGAGGCCGTGGGCGGTGCACTCCGCGCCGATCGCCGCGTCGACGGACAGCTTCGTCCAGCCGTAGGGGTTGGTGGGTGCCTTTACCGCGTCCTCGGTGATCGGCACCTCCTGCGGGTTGCCGTACACCGCGGCGGTGGAGCTGAACACCAGCCGGGGCACCTTCGCGGCGCGGACGGCGTCCAGCAGGGCGAGCGAGCCGACGACGTTCGTGTAGTAGTGCCGCTCGGGGAACTGCACCGATTCGCCGGCCGCGATCTTCGCCGCGAAGTGAAGTACGCCATCGAAGCCGGCGTCGGGGGTGAGCACCGAGGCGACCTCGTGCACGGAGATCTGGTGCAGCGCCACCCCCGCCGGGACGGCGTCCGCGTGGCCGGTCGAGAGGTCGTCGAGCACGGTGACGTCGTGCCCGGCGTCGACCAGCAGACGCACCACCACCCCGCCGATGTACCCGGCTCCGCCCGTCACCAGCAGTTTCATTTCAGCTCCTCGTCGCAGCCCCGGCCCGTGCCCCGACACTGGCACCGCCGGCTGTTCGCCGGCCGAGAGCGGGCTGTGTTTCTCCTCGAAGATCGTATCGATCCAGCCGACCCCCGAATCCGTTGGTGGAAGCACCCGCGACGGCCCGGCCGATGCCCGAGCGCCAGTCCTGACAGAATGCTCCGTATGGGTGAGACACGTCCCCGAGTGCTGTCCGGTATCCAACCCACCAGCGACTCGTTCCATCTCGGCAACTACCTCGGGGCGGTACGCAACTGGGTGCAGATGCAGGAGACGCACGACTGCTTCTACTGCGTCGTCGACCTGCACGCGATCACCGCGGGCCACGACCCGGAGGCCCTGCGTCGGCGCACCAGGGTGTCGGCGGCGCAGCTGCTCGCCGTCGGCATCGACCCGGACGCGTCCACCCTGTTCGTGCAGAGCCAGGTGCCCGAGCACGCCCAGCTGGCGTGGGTGCTCAGCTGCATCACCGGCTACGGCGAGGCCAGCCGGATGACGCAGTTCAAGGACAAGTCGGCCAAGGGCGGCGTCGATCGGTCGAGCGTCGGCCTGTTCACGTACCCGATCCTGCAGGCGGCCGACATCCTGCTGTACCAGGCGGACGCCGTTCCGGTCGGCGAGGACCAGCGGCAGCACCTCGAGCTCTCCCGCGACCTCGCCCAGCGTTTCAACAACGCGTTCGGCAAGGTGTTCACGGTGCCCGCGCCGTACATCGTCCGGGAAACCGCGAAGATCTACGACCTGCAGGACCCGACCGCCAAGATGAGCAAGTCGGCGTCGTCACCCACCGGCATCATCGACCTGCTGGACGAGCCGAACCGCAGCGCGAAGAAGATCCGCTCCGCGGTCACCGATACCGGTCGGGAGATCGTCTTCGACCAGGCGAACAAGCCGGGCGTGAGTAACCTCCTGACGATCTACTCGGCGCTCTCCGGCCGGTCGATCGATGAGCTGACCACCGCCTACGACGGCAAGGGCTACGGCGATCTGAAGAAGGATCTCGGCGCGGTCGTGGCCGACTTCGTCGCACCGATCCAGAAGGCGACCCACGCCTACCTCGACGATCCGGCCGAACTCGACCGGGTGCTCGCGATCGGGGCGGAGAAGGCCCGCCGCGTGGCCGGAGCGACGTTGGCCGCGGCCTACGACCGGCTGGGCTTCCTGCCCACGGTGTCGACGCCGGCCCCCTCGGCGTCGACGCAGTCCCGGAGCGGTGCGTGACGCGAACGATCGGGGTCGCACTGTCGATTCCCGCCCCGTACGGTCCGCAGCTCGACGGGCACCGCCGAGCCGCGGGCGATCCGATGGCCGAGTTCATCCCCGCGCACGTCACCCTGCTCGGCCCCACCCCGCTCGCCGACGACGAGGTACCCGCGGTCGTCGAGCACCTCCGCGTCGCCGCGACCCGGCACACGGCGTTCGATCTGCATCTTCGCGGCACCGGCACGTTCCGCCCGGTGACCGCGGTGGTGTTCGTGACCGTCGCGAGCGGCATCAGCGAGTGCGAGATGCTGGAGAAGGACATCCGCACC contains these protein-coding regions:
- a CDS encoding glycosyltransferase family 2 protein, with protein sequence MSGSASVSGSASVGGPSGRASVPVPAPDAYDGRGRASVPVPPPVDDRGPQGRAMVPPPAEPQDRQPSGRARIPVARPEPDADQGYLAGGGHENAGHAAPGYDRAPGYDQPAAYGAARPPQPPPPPQPEQPAYRHEPDARGGHGYEDSGEYIRPIFIDAPPMPAPSHEETTLLDIVQEPFGPAPRMVAIGRATVPVFSRPDAREEIPETGLDAAFELDKTGQFGIERLHGPRETYDYEGYSTLAGPLQAAPQGEYKVQLRRLFRRRPFRTAIVTLLALTVEVTFFAWLLIAGEIPTVKGHQGLYAATIVVVAATALVEFFRLINVLTLCMMTLGVRDPIPVVPQRGMRVAFLTTIVPGREPVDVVRRTLMAAKRIRHDGPFDVWLLDEGDDDEVKRMCAELGVRHFTRRHVPQWNTKHGPHKARTKHGNYNAWIISHAREYDVFVSVDPDHAPLPNYCERMLGYFRDPNVGFVIGPQVYGNYDNFVTRWAESQQYLFHSVLQRAGNRLGVPMLVGTNNAVRIDALLSIRGLQDSITEDMATSIVAHTTKNPATGKKWRSVYTPDVLAVGEGPASWTDFFTQQHRWSRGTDEVLIRSFWRRGWSLGPRRMLHYMLLMSFYPLTAVAWLLGAATCALSILLGTKGVQVPLQVWLMLYVDAAVLQVGLYLWNRRHNVSPHESAGSSGAVGMLMSTMSAPIYVSSFVGALLGRKSGFVVTPKGDSASPDRLRTFSLHIAWAVFFAGLVIAAVPLGHAFGPLWVWPVLNCFVCLLPVIIWRYEVPLRRRQARKAAAAYPQSARNTHLETAA
- a CDS encoding galactose oxidase early set domain-containing protein, whose translation is MSPRKKPSIGRRFVTLVTTLGVIAILAIVNRPMVAFGQEQYHQFQINRASYKSEYGHWDMLPVPADYKVNAIHAALLPTGKVLIIAGSGNKEKEFKAGKFKTLIWDPATNHFKLIMTPTDIFCAGHSFLTNGNLLVAGGTKKYEVLEDKIKKAAGVLKIKQESPEGDITEFDKGTIVTSATGVKFKLTSDAKVPAATKKTDPLTGKVAITPGETEVWIEAVEPGKDSIIPKSMNFTLPGLTGDDVKNVYGVTEKVTMEKQEYTGAEYSYEFNPFTEKYERVGNLNEPRWYPTLIPTADNKVLALSGLDQFGRIDTGKTEVYNEETRKWEFQPKLNRYFPTYPSVFLMENEKLFYSGSNAGYGSATEGRTPGIWDLKTNKFQEVTGLRQPELNETSSSVLLAPAQEQKVMFLGGGGVGESEISTARTDIIDLDESATPTWKPGPDLPNPARYLSTVLLPDDTLFTSHGSSGYRGKGNSDLLTAQIYHPDTNKFATAADPTVGRNYHAEALLLPDGRVITLGSDPLYDKTDKNPGTFEQRIEIYSPPYLYHGKRPTISDGPKSVQRGGSYKFTTPDAAEIKNARLMRPSTVTHSTDVEQRSIALDVTQAPDGVGVTIPKARGLVPSGWYMLFVTNADGTPSVAKWVQVQ
- a CDS encoding glycoside hydrolase family 6 protein, with product MAPRHRRPQRVSTPMIVGLAVVVALVACGLTIALTSGGESDGNNTAKPKPSVSIDPDNPLSGKTFYVNPQNPAAQNYRQLKNAGNTADAEQLNKIASRPIAEWLASDDGQTTERVTALAAEADKAGQTAVMTVYFVPDRDCGQYSSGGAADAASYKTYIDEISTGLTGHDAVIVLEPDAIAHTLDGCITDEGQIKERLGLLTYALTTLKKNPEVRVYVDAGNASWIKDLDRMVAALKQVGVNQADGFALNVSNFETTDASVDYGNQLSDALEGEHFVIDTSRNGNGPYTETTDDQKWCNPPGRALGTPPTSDTGIPKVDAFLWVKQPGDSDGACRDGEPAAGQWWPEYALSLAKAST
- the galE gene encoding UDP-glucose 4-epimerase GalE; amino-acid sequence: MKLLVTGGAGYIGGVVVRLLVDAGHDVTVLDDLSTGHADAVPAGVALHQISVHEVASVLTPDAGFDGVLHFAAKIAAGESVQFPERHYYTNVVGSLALLDAVRAAKVPRLVFSSTAAVYGNPQEVPITEDAVKAPTNPYGWTKLSVDAAIGAECTAHGLGAVSLRYFNVAGAYLPESGAPLGERHDPETHLIPIALDVAAGKRDKLQLFGDDYPTADGTCVRDYIHVADLAAAHLLALDAIEPGRHRVYNLGNGNGFSNQQVVEVVRAVTGHPVPVEMAARRPGDPAELVASSARAASELGWVPERPDLHTIVADAWTFYRSRA
- the trpS gene encoding tryptophan--tRNA ligase translates to MGETRPRVLSGIQPTSDSFHLGNYLGAVRNWVQMQETHDCFYCVVDLHAITAGHDPEALRRRTRVSAAQLLAVGIDPDASTLFVQSQVPEHAQLAWVLSCITGYGEASRMTQFKDKSAKGGVDRSSVGLFTYPILQAADILLYQADAVPVGEDQRQHLELSRDLAQRFNNAFGKVFTVPAPYIVRETAKIYDLQDPTAKMSKSASSPTGIIDLLDEPNRSAKKIRSAVTDTGREIVFDQANKPGVSNLLTIYSALSGRSIDELTTAYDGKGYGDLKKDLGAVVADFVAPIQKATHAYLDDPAELDRVLAIGAEKARRVAGATLAAAYDRLGFLPTVSTPAPSASTQSRSGA
- a CDS encoding 2'-5' RNA ligase family protein is translated as MTRTIGVALSIPAPYGPQLDGHRRAAGDPMAEFIPAHVTLLGPTPLADDEVPAVVEHLRVAATRHTAFDLHLRGTGTFRPVTAVVFVTVASGISECEMLEKDIRTGPLDRERLYPYHPHVTVAHDLDDEALDRVYVELAHFEARFRVPGFTLFEHGVDGRWRPRQEFPFPVE